A window of the Blastocatellia bacterium genome harbors these coding sequences:
- a CDS encoding ABC transporter ATP-binding protein — MDDAYEVELDNVTRRFGDLTAVDAVTLGIRRGEFLTLLGPSGCGKTTLLRMIAGFAMPDSGRVRLGGRDVTDLPPYRRDVTTVFQQYALFPHMNVFDNVAFGLQRRRVAKDEIRRRAHDALEMVRLSGLDERTPAELSGGQQQRVALARALVLEPRVLLLDEPLAALDLKLRKQMQLELKGLQRRLGISFIYVTHDQEEALTMSDRIVVMNAGHVEQIGRAEEIYERPVSEFVAGFIGISNIIEGTVAEVRDGLSIVNINDAPVTVQGDEVAAGDRVRLMVRPEKIKLSKDGAAGALGGRIESAVYLGESTQWRVLLDGGQAITALEQNQQPFDSSQARIGQSVAVSWEPASAVILRG; from the coding sequence ATGGACGACGCTTATGAGGTGGAGCTCGACAACGTCACGCGGCGCTTTGGCGACCTGACGGCGGTTGACGCGGTAACCCTCGGCATCCGGCGCGGCGAATTCCTGACCCTGCTCGGCCCGTCGGGTTGCGGCAAGACGACGCTGCTTAGAATGATCGCCGGCTTTGCCATGCCCGACAGCGGGCGCGTGCGCCTGGGTGGGCGCGACGTTACTGACCTGCCGCCTTACCGTCGCGATGTGACCACGGTCTTCCAACAGTACGCCCTCTTCCCGCACATGAACGTCTTTGACAATGTGGCCTTCGGGCTGCAACGCCGGCGCGTGGCGAAAGATGAAATCCGCCGCCGCGCCCACGACGCTCTGGAGATGGTTCGCCTGAGCGGATTGGATGAGCGCACACCTGCCGAGCTGTCCGGCGGCCAACAGCAGCGCGTCGCGCTGGCCCGCGCGCTGGTGCTTGAGCCGCGCGTGCTGCTGCTCGATGAGCCGTTAGCGGCGCTCGATTTGAAACTGCGCAAACAGATGCAGCTTGAGCTGAAAGGCTTGCAGCGGCGACTCGGCATCAGCTTTATCTACGTCACTCACGATCAAGAAGAAGCCCTGACGATGAGCGACCGCATCGTCGTGATGAATGCGGGACACGTCGAGCAGATCGGTCGCGCCGAAGAGATTTACGAGCGCCCCGTCAGCGAATTCGTCGCCGGCTTCATCGGCATCTCGAACATCATTGAAGGCACGGTCGCGGAAGTGCGCGACGGCCTTTCCATCGTCAACATCAATGATGCGCCGGTCACGGTTCAAGGTGACGAGGTGGCCGCGGGCGACCGCGTCCGCCTGATGGTGCGGCCTGAAAAGATCAAGCTGTCGAAGGATGGCGCAGCGGGCGCGCTCGGCGGGCGCATCGAGTCGGCGGTCTATCTCGGCGAAAGCACGCAATGGCGCGTCCTGCTAGACGGCGGGCAAGCCATCACCGCGCTTGAGCAGAATCAACAGCCGTTCGATTCTTCGCAGGCGCGCATCGGCCAATCGGTCGCGGTCAGTTGGGAACCGGCCAGCGCCGTGATCCTTCGCGGCTGA
- a CDS encoding ABC transporter permease: MQSNATNTKRRGGWLMLPAAGWLLLFLIAPLVIVVIVSLATRGPYGKTIYDLSPANFLRAIDPLYLRAYWRTVWIATATTALCLIASYPVAYYLALRAGQRWKRLLLVLTVIPFWTSFLIRTYAWMLLLRSEGVINSLLLHAGLIHEPLKLLYNDFAVLVGQVYGELPFMILPIYVALERLDTRLLEAAQDLGANRFWTFVKVTLPLSRPGLVAGIVLVFIPSLGAFITPDLLGGAKSIMVGNLIQNQFAQLNQPFGSALSLLLTAAVLLLLAIALKAGLKAAELA; encoded by the coding sequence ATGCAATCGAACGCAACCAACACAAAACGGCGCGGCGGCTGGTTGATGCTGCCTGCCGCCGGCTGGCTGCTGCTGTTCTTGATTGCGCCGCTCGTCATCGTCGTGATCGTCAGCCTGGCGACGCGCGGCCCGTATGGCAAAACCATCTACGATTTGTCACCTGCCAATTTCCTGCGCGCCATAGACCCGCTCTACCTGCGCGCTTACTGGCGCACGGTCTGGATCGCGACGGCAACGACGGCGCTCTGCCTGATTGCCAGTTACCCTGTGGCTTATTATCTGGCGTTGCGCGCCGGGCAGCGTTGGAAACGATTGCTGCTCGTGCTGACGGTGATTCCCTTCTGGACAAGTTTCTTGATTCGCACCTATGCATGGATGCTGTTGCTGCGCAGCGAAGGCGTCATCAATTCATTGCTGCTGCACGCGGGACTGATTCACGAGCCGCTGAAATTGCTATATAACGACTTCGCGGTGCTGGTCGGGCAGGTCTATGGCGAGCTGCCGTTTATGATTCTGCCGATCTATGTGGCGCTCGAACGCCTGGACACACGTTTGCTCGAAGCGGCGCAAGACCTCGGCGCCAATCGCTTCTGGACATTTGTAAAAGTGACGCTGCCGCTGTCGCGCCCCGGACTTGTCGCAGGCATCGTGCTGGTCTTCATCCCGTCGCTCGGCGCGTTCATCACGCCCGACCTGCTGGGCGGCGCCAAATCGATCATGGTCGGCAATCTGATTCAGAACCAGTTCGCGCAACTCAATCAACCGTTCGGCTCGGCGCTGTCGTTGCTGTTGACCGCTGCCGTCTTGCTGCTGCTCGCCATCGCCTTAAAAGCCGGCTTGAAAGCCGCCGAGCTTGCTTGA
- a CDS encoding carbamoyltransferase C-terminal domain-containing protein, producing MNILGLSGQERDAAAALVRKGRVVAAIEEEKLARIRHIGMNYAGGLPERAIQFCLERAGITYDQLDYIAYYLEPYKQFHREIAFSSTRATHALDADAIEDFPPYFVDSLNELKQRLRTRRMIESRLSAKGKFIAVPHHLAHGASSFYASGFERAAVISADHRGDMTTTALMTGTGHELRLNAEAQFPNSLGLVYNAVTAALGFDYEGDWHKTMWLAPTGENRFNDLFNDLLAVDPSGLPLLNQEFFSIDARGIAALSEKFFERAGIKPRARNEALTGTHRDLAASLQARLEEALCDIAARHREATGEDSLCLAGGVALNSLANAALERRAGFTRIFVQPAAGNAGASLGAALYVHHQMLGNRERLYRMEHAFLGPQTTDDEIKSVLDNCKLAYEYFLTEDKLIAEAARLLAQGHITGWFRGAMEFGPRALGARSILASPVSEMMRDNLNVYIKRREDYRPFSASVPEERAAEFFEPSALTEFLQGISRIREDKRALIPAAVFGNDLVRVHSVNRKTNPAFWKLLTKFGEATGVPVLLNTSFNLFGEPVVSTPREAVRGFYCSGIDCLTIGNFLIKK from the coding sequence ATGAACATACTCGGACTATCGGGACAGGAGCGCGACGCGGCGGCGGCGCTGGTGCGGAAGGGGCGCGTCGTTGCCGCCATCGAAGAAGAAAAACTGGCGCGCATTCGCCACATCGGCATGAATTACGCCGGCGGCCTGCCGGAGCGCGCCATTCAGTTCTGCCTGGAGCGCGCCGGCATCACCTACGACCAGCTCGATTACATCGCCTATTACCTCGAGCCTTATAAGCAGTTTCATCGAGAGATTGCTTTCAGCTCGACGCGCGCCACACATGCGCTCGACGCCGATGCCATCGAAGACTTCCCGCCTTACTTCGTTGACAGTCTTAACGAGCTGAAGCAGCGGCTGCGCACTCGGCGGATGATCGAATCGCGCCTGTCCGCGAAAGGGAAGTTCATCGCCGTGCCGCATCACCTGGCGCATGGCGCGAGCAGCTTCTACGCTTCCGGCTTTGAGCGAGCCGCTGTCATCTCCGCCGACCATCGCGGCGATATGACGACGACTGCCTTGATGACCGGCACCGGCCACGAGCTGCGGCTCAACGCCGAAGCGCAATTCCCCAACTCGCTCGGCCTCGTCTATAACGCGGTCACCGCGGCGCTCGGCTTCGATTACGAAGGCGACTGGCACAAGACCATGTGGCTGGCGCCGACCGGCGAGAATCGCTTCAATGATCTCTTCAACGATCTGCTCGCGGTTGACCCGAGCGGCCTGCCATTGCTCAACCAGGAGTTCTTCAGTATTGATGCGCGCGGCATCGCGGCGCTATCGGAAAAGTTTTTTGAGCGCGCCGGGATCAAGCCGCGGGCTCGAAACGAGGCGCTGACCGGCACCCATCGTGACCTTGCCGCCAGCCTGCAAGCGCGCCTCGAAGAGGCGCTCTGCGACATTGCCGCGCGCCATCGCGAGGCGACCGGCGAAGACAGTCTTTGTCTGGCGGGCGGCGTGGCGCTGAATAGCCTGGCCAACGCGGCGCTCGAACGCCGCGCCGGCTTCACGCGAATCTTCGTGCAGCCGGCGGCAGGCAACGCCGGCGCATCGCTGGGCGCGGCGCTTTACGTCCATCACCAGATGCTCGGCAATCGCGAGCGCCTCTACCGCATGGAGCACGCTTTCCTAGGCCCGCAAACCACCGACGACGAGATCAAGAGTGTGCTGGATAACTGTAAGCTGGCTTACGAATACTTTCTGACCGAAGACAAGCTGATTGCCGAAGCCGCTCGCCTGCTGGCTCAAGGCCACATCACCGGCTGGTTTCGCGGCGCGATGGAGTTCGGGCCGCGGGCGCTGGGCGCGCGCAGCATTCTGGCGTCGCCGGTTTCCGAGATGATGCGCGACAACCTGAACGTCTACATCAAGCGCCGCGAAGATTATCGCCCGTTTTCGGCCTCCGTGCCGGAAGAGCGCGCCGCCGAATTCTTCGAGCCGAGCGCGCTGACCGAGTTCCTGCAAGGGATCAGCCGCATTCGCGAGGACAAGCGGGCGTTGATTCCCGCGGCGGTCTTCGGCAACGACCTGGTGCGCGTCCACAGCGTCAATCGTAAGACCAACCCGGCGTTCTGGAAGCTGCTGACGAAGTTCGGCGAAGCGACGGGCGTGCCCGTCTTACTGAACACCTCATTCAACCTCTTCGGCGAGCCGGTGGTGTCAACGCCGCGCGAAGCCGTGCGCGGCTTTTATTGTTCCGGCATCGATTGCCTGACCATCGGCAATTTCCTGATCAAGAAATAA